In a genomic window of Corynebacterium coyleae:
- a CDS encoding glycerate kinase — protein sequence MSSSFDPAPSPKIVIAPDSFKSTATAQEAAEWLAEGVTSVIRDAQIILAPMADGGEGTSALFEGERICLPTTTADGRLTEAEYTFHAPSSTAYIDVSAASGLPAVEKPAPLTGDTYGTGVLIADAETRGAKRIVLGLGGTATVDGGTGILVALGVNPLDAAGYQLKPGGGALENLADFDTAKVNVPAGAMEWVLLTDTSAPATGPNGAAHVFGPQKGATTDDVELLDRGLARLCEVAEIDPTTPGLGAAGGVGIGLTWLSTMLHGTDSHVLIVPGARVVADSNGLTEQIDGAALVITGEGRFDGQTGTGKVASVVGELAAEAGAVFAIAAGRFDEQPADGTLAVTLPEIDDVREQLVRAGAEIAVAYLNTSTVQG from the coding sequence ATGTCTTCCTCTTTCGACCCGGCTCCGTCGCCGAAAATCGTCATCGCCCCGGATTCGTTTAAGTCCACTGCTACTGCGCAGGAGGCTGCTGAATGGCTGGCAGAGGGTGTGACAAGCGTGATCCGCGATGCCCAAATCATCCTTGCCCCGATGGCCGACGGTGGCGAGGGCACGTCCGCGTTGTTTGAGGGGGAACGCATTTGCTTACCGACGACCACAGCAGACGGTCGCCTTACCGAAGCCGAATACACATTCCACGCCCCCTCCTCCACCGCCTATATCGATGTGTCTGCTGCTTCTGGGTTGCCCGCTGTGGAAAAGCCGGCCCCGCTGACCGGCGACACTTACGGCACCGGTGTGCTCATCGCTGATGCGGAGACCCGCGGCGCGAAACGTATCGTGCTTGGTCTCGGTGGCACCGCAACGGTCGATGGCGGTACCGGCATTCTGGTGGCGCTCGGTGTCAACCCCCTCGACGCTGCTGGCTATCAGCTAAAACCTGGCGGTGGCGCGTTGGAAAACCTTGCAGATTTCGACACTGCCAAAGTCAATGTCCCTGCTGGCGCTATGGAGTGGGTGCTGCTCACTGACACGTCTGCACCAGCAACAGGCCCGAACGGTGCAGCTCACGTGTTCGGCCCACAAAAGGGCGCGACCACCGACGATGTTGAACTCTTGGATCGTGGCCTTGCTCGACTGTGCGAGGTCGCAGAGATCGACCCCACAACCCCGGGGCTTGGTGCGGCGGGCGGCGTGGGCATCGGCCTGACATGGCTTTCCACCATGCTGCACGGGACCGATTCCCACGTGCTTATCGTGCCCGGCGCGCGCGTTGTCGCAGATTCCAACGGGCTGACTGAGCAGATCGATGGCGCTGCGTTGGTGATCACCGGCGAAGGTCGCTTCGATGGACAGACAGGCACCGGCAAGGTGGCGTCTGTGGTCGGCGAGCTTGCTGCGGAAGCAGGTGCGGTATTCGCGATTGCTGCAGGGCGTTTCGACGAGCAGCCCGCCGACGGAACTCTCGCAGTGACGCTGCCCGAGATTGACGACGTCCGCGAGCAGCTCGTTCGCGCCGGTGCGGAGATTGCGGTCGCTTACCTCAACACTTCAACTGTCCAGGGATAA
- a CDS encoding DUF4921 family protein — protein sequence MSHAAVNPTPAQHTALQRMKDGTLKQVNPFTGTHVWTVPGRGNRPLHTQPNEPAALGPGAHTDTCNFCADRMLHTPPERSRLVTTSTGFDILRNVMPDELDATQADFRRVPNLFEIVSYDYWRENYGAEMPKDWQEHMERYLSDPSGRHHVLDIVRTRLSASGQDPDLPDEQLLSIAPAYFGGGHDVIIARRHFIDDARDTSDLAGSGSLTADEHYQFIAFTVDSLHDLITHHRHARYVVVFQNWLAAAGASFEHLHKQLVAIDEHGVNAESEIAKLQQHPNMYNDWGVNPAFDNNLVIAENDHAVLVAGVGHRYPTMTVYSKSEACEPWLHTDDEVRAMSDLLHAAHAATGTRVATNEEWHYKPHDVEVPMPWRINVKWRISTVAGFEGGTQIFVNTLSPFDVHDRVTTELERLRAVGTVAPSIRIGQECTPRPNVLRYTQGLAPNVER from the coding sequence ATGTCTCACGCTGCTGTCAACCCGACGCCCGCGCAGCACACAGCGCTGCAACGTATGAAGGACGGCACGTTAAAGCAGGTCAACCCGTTCACCGGAACCCATGTGTGGACGGTGCCTGGCCGTGGCAACCGTCCGCTTCACACCCAGCCGAACGAACCTGCAGCACTTGGCCCCGGCGCGCACACCGATACGTGTAATTTCTGCGCGGACCGCATGCTGCATACTCCCCCGGAGCGTTCGCGGCTGGTGACAACCAGCACGGGTTTCGACATTCTGCGCAATGTCATGCCGGATGAACTCGATGCGACACAGGCCGACTTTCGGCGCGTGCCCAACCTGTTCGAGATCGTTTCTTACGACTACTGGCGCGAAAACTATGGTGCGGAAATGCCAAAAGATTGGCAGGAGCACATGGAGCGCTACCTGTCGGACCCGTCTGGCCGACACCACGTGTTGGATATTGTGCGCACGCGCTTGTCTGCGTCGGGTCAGGATCCGGATCTGCCGGACGAGCAACTGCTCAGCATCGCGCCTGCTTATTTTGGTGGTGGGCACGACGTAATCATTGCAAGGCGGCACTTTATCGACGACGCCCGCGACACCTCCGACCTCGCAGGCTCAGGCTCGCTCACTGCGGATGAGCACTACCAGTTCATCGCCTTCACCGTCGATTCGTTGCACGACCTCATCACTCACCACCGTCACGCCCGCTATGTTGTGGTGTTTCAAAACTGGCTCGCCGCAGCCGGCGCGTCGTTTGAGCACCTGCATAAGCAGTTGGTTGCTATCGACGAGCATGGCGTCAACGCTGAGTCCGAAATCGCCAAGTTGCAGCAGCACCCGAACATGTACAACGACTGGGGTGTGAACCCCGCTTTCGACAACAACCTGGTCATCGCGGAGAACGACCACGCCGTCCTAGTTGCCGGTGTGGGGCACCGCTACCCCACGATGACGGTGTATTCGAAGTCGGAAGCATGCGAGCCATGGCTGCACACTGACGACGAGGTCCGTGCCATGTCGGACCTGCTCCACGCCGCACACGCCGCGACCGGTACCCGTGTGGCCACGAACGAAGAGTGGCACTACAAACCACACGATGTCGAGGTGCCAATGCCGTGGCGTATCAATGTGAAGTGGCGCATCTCTACTGTTGCGGGTTTTGAGGGCGGCACGCAGATCTTCGTCAATACGCTTTCGCCCTTTGATGTCCACGACCGCGTCACCACGGAACTGGAGCGCTTGCGTGCCGTGGGAACGGTCGCGCCTAGTATCCGTATAGGCCAAGAATGCACGCCTAGGCCGAACGTGCTGCGCTATACCCAAGGTTTGGCCCCGAACGTAGAGAGGTAA
- a CDS encoding amidohydrolase has translation MSNIADILDTYQVDAAWQRRLYEELHANPELSMHEEETYQRILHELKPLDCEVVAPIGKYGICAVFRNGEGPTALYRADFDGLPVTERTGVPFASRKVVTTADGHTTGTMHACGHDIHTTALLSLCHVMDNTRDHWSGTFIALFQPGEELAAGAQDMADGGLAEKVPTPDVVLGLHVMPGRAGEVMSKPGPQFAACDSIRVHIPGRSAHGSMPHNSVDPTFTAAMIIARLQAIVGREVNPADFAVVTVGSMSAGRAINIIPGSAELVLNCRFYDDKVKARVYAAIERVVHAEVAASGAEGTAGIEYFAHGELLDNDEAVFSAVRANFDAVFGEDSVTSDPKTVSEDFPIIGQTFGAPYLFWLIGCTPRDVWDRAVEEDRVAEDVPVNHMPNFLPDYEPTISAATRSAAVAVLTYLAG, from the coding sequence ATGAGCAACATCGCCGACATCTTGGATACTTACCAGGTTGATGCAGCCTGGCAGCGCCGACTCTACGAGGAACTGCACGCTAACCCGGAGCTCTCCATGCACGAGGAGGAGACCTACCAGCGAATCCTGCATGAGTTGAAGCCGCTTGATTGCGAGGTTGTTGCCCCGATTGGCAAGTACGGCATCTGCGCAGTCTTTCGCAACGGCGAAGGCCCGACAGCGCTCTACCGAGCCGACTTTGATGGCCTTCCGGTCACGGAGCGCACCGGCGTACCGTTTGCTTCCCGCAAGGTGGTCACCACTGCGGATGGGCACACGACCGGCACGATGCACGCTTGCGGCCACGACATCCACACCACGGCTCTGCTGAGCTTGTGCCACGTCATGGACAACACGCGCGACCACTGGTCGGGCACGTTTATCGCATTGTTCCAGCCTGGCGAGGAGCTGGCTGCGGGCGCCCAAGACATGGCCGATGGCGGCCTGGCTGAGAAGGTGCCCACCCCGGACGTGGTGTTGGGCCTGCACGTGATGCCTGGTCGCGCTGGCGAGGTCATGTCCAAGCCCGGCCCGCAGTTCGCTGCTTGTGATTCGATCAGGGTGCACATTCCCGGCCGTTCGGCCCACGGTTCGATGCCGCACAACTCGGTGGATCCCACGTTTACTGCCGCGATGATTATCGCTCGTCTGCAGGCGATTGTGGGGCGTGAGGTCAATCCGGCGGATTTCGCGGTGGTCACCGTCGGCAGCATGAGTGCTGGGCGCGCGATCAATATCATTCCAGGGTCTGCGGAGTTGGTGCTCAACTGCCGTTTCTACGACGACAAGGTCAAGGCACGCGTGTATGCCGCCATCGAGCGTGTTGTCCATGCCGAGGTAGCTGCCTCGGGCGCGGAGGGCACGGCTGGCATCGAGTACTTTGCTCACGGCGAACTGTTGGACAACGACGAGGCGGTCTTTTCCGCAGTGCGCGCGAACTTCGATGCGGTGTTCGGTGAGGACTCGGTCACGTCCGATCCGAAGACGGTTTCCGAGGACTTCCCGATCATCGGTCAAACGTTTGGGGCGCCGTACCTCTTCTGGCTCATCGGTTGCACCCCGCGCGACGTGTGGGATCGTGCTGTCGAGGAGGATCGGGTTGCCGAGGATGTTCCGGTCAACCATATGCCGAACTTCCTGCCGGATTATGAGCCCACGATTTCTGCTGCCACACGCTCGGCCGCAGTTGCTGTCTTGACCTACCTAGCTGGCTAA
- a CDS encoding glycogen/starch/alpha-glucan phosphorylase codes for MTFSKQSPAFEQTIAGHVRGFAGKSPQAATVKKFWTGLSAAVVEQIADDWDETRNAYRKARRAAYFSAEFLQGRALLNNLTNLGLVDKAEAVTRDLGHELSDVLEAEHDAALGNGGLGRLAACFLDSAATQDYPLTGYGLLYRYGLFRQEFEDGFQREHPDRWKESFYPFIVRRGSEQRIVHFDDMDVRAIPYDMPITGYGTNNVGTLRLWDASPIDEFDYDAFNSQRFADAILEREAVHDITRVLYPNDTTYAGKLLRVRQQYFFVSASLQELIDDYRAAHGDDLRNFHKYNSIQLNDTHPVLGIPELMRLLMDEHGLGWDDAWEVTTNTFAYTNHTVLQEALETWEESIFKQLFWRIWEIVEEIDRRYRLDMEARGVDPETAHHHSPIHDGHVHMAWIACYASYSVNGVAALHTEIIKRDTLGFWHGLYPERFNNKTNGVTPRRWLRMCNPRLSELLDRLAGSDEWVTDLSKLQELRRFADDPEVMRELREIKAANKRDFAEWISARQGAVIDPDSIFDTQIKRLHEYKRQLMNALYILDLYFRITKDGEHNIPKRTFIFGAKAAPGYVTAKGIIKLINTIAELVNNDPVASQYIHVVFVENYNVSPAEQIIPATDVSEQISTAGKEASGTSNMKFMMNGALTLGTMDGANVEIVDAVGEDNAYIFGAREEDLPELKTHYNPRQVAEQTPGLMRALDALVDGTLDDRGTGAFHDIRASLLDDNGYGERDVFYVLGDFADFRATRDRMAADYYADQDEWARKCWINICESGRFSSDRTIRDYADEVWKISPTPID; via the coding sequence ATGACGTTCTCCAAGCAGTCACCCGCATTTGAGCAGACGATCGCAGGCCATGTCCGTGGCTTTGCCGGCAAGTCGCCGCAAGCCGCGACAGTGAAGAAGTTTTGGACCGGCTTGTCGGCCGCTGTCGTTGAGCAGATCGCCGACGATTGGGATGAAACCCGCAACGCCTACCGCAAGGCTCGTCGCGCTGCGTATTTCTCGGCGGAGTTTTTGCAGGGCCGTGCGCTGCTGAACAATCTGACAAACCTTGGGCTCGTCGATAAGGCTGAGGCGGTGACCCGCGATTTGGGCCACGAGCTCTCCGACGTGTTGGAGGCAGAACACGACGCGGCACTGGGCAATGGCGGGCTCGGCCGCCTCGCCGCCTGCTTCTTGGATTCGGCAGCGACGCAGGACTATCCGCTGACCGGCTATGGCCTGCTGTACCGCTACGGGTTGTTCCGCCAGGAGTTCGAGGACGGCTTCCAGCGCGAGCACCCGGACCGTTGGAAGGAATCGTTCTACCCGTTTATCGTGCGTCGTGGCTCTGAGCAGCGCATTGTTCATTTCGACGACATGGATGTGCGCGCAATTCCGTACGACATGCCGATCACGGGTTACGGCACGAACAATGTGGGCACACTGCGTCTGTGGGACGCTTCCCCGATCGATGAGTTCGACTATGACGCGTTCAATTCTCAGCGCTTTGCCGACGCGATCCTTGAGCGCGAGGCTGTCCACGACATCACGCGTGTGCTCTACCCGAACGACACCACGTACGCCGGCAAGTTGCTGCGCGTGCGTCAGCAATACTTCTTCGTGTCTGCATCGTTGCAGGAACTTATCGACGACTACCGCGCCGCCCACGGCGACGACCTGCGCAACTTCCACAAGTACAACTCGATCCAGCTCAACGACACACACCCGGTGCTCGGCATTCCTGAGCTGATGCGTTTGCTTATGGACGAGCACGGACTCGGCTGGGACGACGCCTGGGAAGTCACCACCAACACGTTTGCCTACACCAACCACACGGTGCTGCAGGAGGCGCTGGAGACCTGGGAAGAGTCCATCTTCAAGCAGCTCTTCTGGCGCATCTGGGAGATTGTGGAAGAGATTGACCGCCGTTACCGCCTTGATATGGAGGCCCGCGGGGTGGATCCAGAAACGGCGCACCACCACTCCCCGATCCACGACGGTCACGTCCATATGGCATGGATCGCCTGCTACGCCTCCTATTCGGTCAATGGTGTGGCTGCGCTTCACACGGAGATCATCAAACGCGACACGCTCGGCTTCTGGCACGGGCTGTATCCGGAACGCTTTAACAACAAAACCAACGGTGTGACCCCTCGCCGTTGGCTGCGTATGTGCAACCCGCGTTTGTCTGAGTTGCTGGACCGTCTCGCGGGATCGGACGAGTGGGTCACCGACCTGTCCAAGCTGCAGGAACTACGCCGCTTCGCGGACGATCCGGAGGTCATGCGCGAGTTGCGGGAGATCAAGGCTGCAAACAAGCGTGACTTCGCCGAGTGGATCAGTGCCCGCCAGGGTGCGGTGATCGATCCAGACTCGATCTTTGACACCCAGATCAAGCGTCTGCATGAGTACAAGCGCCAGTTGATGAACGCCCTGTACATCCTGGATCTGTACTTCCGGATCACCAAGGATGGCGAGCACAACATTCCGAAGCGCACGTTCATCTTTGGTGCGAAGGCGGCCCCGGGTTACGTCACGGCGAAGGGCATCATCAAGCTCATCAACACCATCGCTGAGCTGGTGAATAATGACCCCGTGGCGTCTCAGTACATCCACGTGGTGTTCGTGGAGAACTACAACGTCTCCCCCGCCGAGCAGATCATCCCGGCAACGGATGTCTCTGAGCAGATTTCCACCGCTGGCAAAGAGGCCTCGGGCACATCGAACATGAAGTTCATGATGAATGGCGCGCTCACGCTGGGCACGATGGACGGGGCGAATGTGGAGATCGTCGATGCCGTCGGCGAGGACAATGCTTACATCTTCGGCGCCCGCGAGGAGGACCTGCCGGAGTTGAAGACGCACTACAACCCGCGCCAGGTTGCGGAGCAGACCCCAGGGTTGATGCGCGCGCTCGATGCGCTTGTCGACGGCACCTTGGATGACCGTGGCACCGGAGCCTTCCACGACATTCGCGCATCGCTTCTCGACGACAACGGCTACGGCGAGCGCGACGTCTTCTACGTCTTAGGCGACTTCGCTGATTTCCGTGCGACTCGCGATCGTATGGCCGCTGACTACTACGCCGACCAGGACGAGTGGGCGCGGAAGTGCTGGATCAACATTTGCGAGTCGGGCCGGTTCTCCTCCGACCGCACCATCCGCGACTATGCCGACGAGGTCTGGAAGATCAGCCCGACCCCGATCGACTAG
- a CDS encoding GNAT family N-acetyltransferase: MDASIRQASAQDAIAIADMHYRSRAQAFRGHIDDDVLDDHAALEQQWVEYFRNPNGRVAIAEFDGKIIGLAYGIPGERTELRNLYLLEDAAGTGVAPKLLDAVIHPGEPAFLWVADFNDRAQAFYTKQGFAFDGESKTHERDKITTKRMVRH, encoded by the coding sequence ATGGACGCCAGCATCCGACAAGCAAGCGCACAAGACGCCATCGCCATTGCCGACATGCACTACCGCTCCCGTGCCCAAGCATTCCGGGGGCATATTGACGACGACGTCCTCGACGATCACGCAGCACTCGAACAACAGTGGGTCGAGTACTTCCGCAACCCGAACGGCCGCGTCGCAATCGCGGAGTTTGACGGAAAGATCATCGGGTTGGCGTACGGCATCCCAGGCGAGCGCACCGAACTTCGCAACCTGTACCTGCTCGAGGACGCAGCAGGGACCGGAGTGGCGCCGAAGCTTCTCGACGCCGTCATCCACCCCGGCGAACCAGCATTCCTCTGGGTGGCAGACTTCAACGACCGCGCCCAGGCCTTCTACACCAAGCAAGGCTTTGCGTTTGATGGTGAGTCGAAAACCCATGAGCGGGACAAGATCACCACCAAACGCATGGTGCGCCACTAG
- a CDS encoding chorismate-binding protein: MILLIDNYDSYTFNLAHLIAEAAGREPLVVPAGEGADLPQRVRAGEFSHVVISPGPGTPEREEDFGTSRRVIEAAADSGVPLLGVCLGHQGLAMLAGASVTRAPEPRHGFVSTITHSGEGIFAGIPQGFQVVRYHSLHVEEIPGVTVHARSEDGVIQALKVDGAPHWGVQFHPESVLTEHGAAIMRNFLGGWRLLHREVPGALDCQRVFNAINRDGNDAFFLDSADPRGRFSILGDTAGALSRSFRYSLGSDPDILHTLQRELSAPLHDAPDLPFTGGVIGYLGYECAELTLPITLRHRSPYPDAYFVRPQSFIVYDHEAEISHLCALAGDGTDALLDRLEKALDGADGERGSSISNGSWSNPDYLDCIEQAQDLLRAGESYEVCLTDTFTAEATGDIYSSLREHNPAPYAAHLIFDGVEVASASPERFLTVRGREVEAKPIKGTIAADQDPALLHDDKTRAENLMIVDLLRNDLSRVCEPGSVQVPGLMQVESYATVHQLVSTITGQLREGATAVDAIRATFPPGSMTGAPKLRTCEIIDRLETSPRGVYSGALGYIGFDGQADLSVVIRTAVRAGSTVTVGAGGAIVLASDPSAELAERNLKAQSVLGAWDA, from the coding sequence ATGATCCTGCTCATTGACAATTACGATTCATACACGTTCAACCTCGCCCACCTCATCGCCGAGGCTGCCGGCCGCGAACCACTCGTTGTGCCTGCTGGCGAGGGTGCTGACCTTCCACAGCGTGTGCGCGCCGGCGAGTTCAGCCACGTTGTGATCTCCCCCGGGCCAGGTACCCCCGAACGCGAGGAAGACTTTGGTACGTCCCGGCGCGTGATTGAGGCTGCCGCCGATTCCGGGGTCCCGCTGCTGGGCGTGTGTCTGGGACACCAGGGTCTGGCGATGCTCGCAGGGGCCTCCGTCACTCGTGCTCCGGAGCCTCGCCACGGGTTCGTTTCCACAATTACCCATTCCGGTGAGGGCATTTTCGCTGGTATTCCGCAGGGTTTTCAGGTGGTGCGCTACCACTCTCTGCACGTCGAGGAAATCCCCGGCGTCACCGTGCACGCTCGCAGCGAAGACGGCGTCATCCAGGCGCTCAAGGTCGATGGCGCTCCGCATTGGGGTGTGCAGTTCCACCCCGAATCGGTGCTGACTGAGCACGGCGCCGCGATCATGCGTAACTTCCTCGGCGGCTGGCGGTTGCTGCACCGCGAGGTGCCCGGCGCACTCGACTGCCAGCGCGTCTTCAACGCGATCAATCGCGACGGCAACGATGCGTTTTTCCTCGATTCCGCCGACCCCCGCGGGCGTTTCTCCATCCTCGGAGACACCGCGGGCGCCCTGTCGCGCTCGTTTCGCTATTCGCTTGGTAGCGACCCCGATATCCTCCACACCCTCCAACGCGAACTGTCCGCCCCTCTCCACGACGCGCCTGACCTGCCCTTTACCGGCGGTGTCATTGGGTACCTCGGCTACGAGTGCGCGGAACTTACGCTCCCGATCACGCTGCGCCACCGCTCGCCGTACCCGGATGCTTACTTTGTGCGCCCGCAATCGTTCATCGTTTACGACCACGAGGCCGAAATCTCCCACTTGTGTGCACTCGCCGGCGACGGCACGGATGCACTCCTTGACCGCCTCGAGAAGGCCTTGGATGGGGCGGACGGTGAGCGGGGGTCGTCGATAAGCAATGGTTCCTGGAGCAACCCCGACTACCTCGACTGCATCGAGCAGGCGCAGGACCTGCTGCGCGCCGGTGAGAGTTACGAGGTGTGTCTAACCGACACTTTCACCGCCGAAGCGACCGGCGATATCTACTCCAGCCTGCGCGAACACAACCCCGCGCCGTACGCCGCACACCTGATCTTCGACGGCGTGGAGGTCGCCAGCGCCTCACCCGAGCGCTTCCTCACTGTGCGCGGTCGCGAGGTGGAGGCCAAGCCGATCAAGGGCACCATCGCCGCTGATCAGGACCCCGCATTGCTTCACGACGACAAAACCCGCGCCGAAAACCTCATGATCGTCGATCTGCTCCGCAACGACCTTTCCCGCGTCTGCGAACCCGGCAGCGTACAGGTCCCGGGTCTGATGCAGGTGGAGTCGTATGCCACCGTGCACCAACTGGTTTCCACCATCACCGGGCAGCTACGCGAGGGAGCCACTGCCGTCGACGCCATCCGTGCCACCTTCCCGCCCGGTTCCATGACCGGCGCACCGAAACTACGGACGTGCGAAATCATCGACCGGCTGGAAACCTCCCCACGCGGCGTCTACTCAGGCGCGCTCGGCTACATCGGGTTCGACGGCCAAGCCGACCTGTCGGTGGTCATCCGCACCGCAGTACGCGCCGGCTCCACTGTGACAGTCGGTGCAGGTGGCGCGATCGTACTCGCCTCCGACCCTTCCGCTGAGCTCGCCGAGCGCAACCTGAAGGCCCAGTCCGTTTTAGGAGCGTGGGATGCGTAA
- a CDS encoding aminotransferase class IV, with translation MRKYAWHGAFVPRDFLDGPIDVADSWRHSSGSTNGLSLHIERFTRTAGPLPAGFVDAMLPLLSEGELFPRIALSSGLLLLDVRPAPSPRPTTSLTYTQAPDPRTQPEVKGPDFGSLRTYRDRYQVAGTDDTVVVDKHGAMLETTTGALVMWDGDTLCIPDGVWLPSVTLHQVVARAEKLDMRVERRQLKPELAAKHPLWFLNSLHGISPVSELHVGGDVITPPVHPSFNEWRDWWWGGFTHEWHIEA, from the coding sequence ATGCGTAAGTACGCCTGGCACGGCGCGTTTGTTCCACGTGACTTCCTTGACGGCCCCATCGACGTCGCAGATTCTTGGCGCCACTCCTCCGGCAGCACCAACGGCCTCAGCCTGCACATCGAGCGCTTCACTCGCACCGCCGGTCCGCTCCCCGCCGGGTTTGTCGACGCGATGCTGCCGCTGCTCAGCGAAGGCGAACTCTTCCCCCGCATCGCGCTCTCCTCAGGGCTTTTGCTTCTCGACGTCCGCCCCGCCCCATCCCCTCGCCCCACCACCTCACTGACCTACACGCAAGCCCCAGACCCGCGCACCCAGCCCGAGGTGAAGGGGCCCGACTTCGGCTCTCTGCGGACCTATCGCGACCGGTATCAGGTGGCGGGAACGGACGACACGGTGGTCGTCGATAAGCATGGCGCCATGCTGGAAACAACCACCGGCGCGCTGGTGATGTGGGACGGCGACACGCTGTGCATCCCCGACGGCGTGTGGCTGCCGAGTGTCACACTGCACCAGGTTGTCGCGCGCGCCGAGAAGTTAGATATGCGGGTGGAGCGCCGTCAGCTCAAACCCGAACTCGCCGCCAAGCACCCGTTGTGGTTCCTCAACTCGCTCCACGGCATTAGCCCCGTCAGCGAACTGCATGTAGGCGGCGATGTGATCACTCCGCCGGTCCACCCAAGTTTCAACGAGTGGCGCGACTGGTGGTGGGGCGGCTTTACACACGAATGGCACATCGAGGCATAG